TCAACCCTCGAAACTCTTAAACTCGGTCATTTTATGCGAAATTGCAACTGCAAGAGAAATTAGGGATACAGCAGATGACATAAATAGTGCAACTTGGAAATTGATAGCATCTCATCGTCATGAAAGATTTTACTTCTTTGAAAAAATTTCTCCTAAATATGAGGTAGATCAACAAGGCTTACCTGAACTTACTGCTGATTTCAAGAAAGTTTTTGGCGTAGATACGGCAACTTTATATCGTCAAATCGAACTTGGTATAGTTAAACGGCGAACTGTCTTAGTTAGTCCTTACTTAGAACATTTTTCAAGACGTTATTACAGTTTTCATAGTAGGGTTGCCTTGCCTTTCCAGTACGAAAGCGAACGTGAAGGTTGAGTATCTCTAGGCTACTTGGTAGGACTAGTATGTGCCAAACGCCTGTTTTATTCTAAAAACACCCATTCCTTATCTAGAGCGATCGCTACCTCTATTTCCTCACCTGCTAGAATAACCAACTTGCTGTTGCGCTCATCTAGCCTCACCAAATAAATTGGGATGTAGAGTCCAGTTAAATCGAGACACACTTGGACACAACTGACGCATTGCTCAACAGTTGGAAAAATAGATTACTCCTCGCCTAAATTCGCTACGCTAAGTTTAGTCTAGCATTTGGAATTGAGCGATCGCACACCAGTTTCAGCATTTTGGAAAAGCGATCGCCTTATTGCTCGTTTATATTTGAGATATATCGTATTGAGTTTCCTGGTATGGACATCACAGCTACCTTGAAAGAGATTACAGCATTAAGTGTTAGCGATCGCATTCGTTTGGTGCAAGCAATTTGGGACACTATCGCTGACGAGCAAGTTTACAGTAATCTCATAACATCGCAACAGCAAGAACTAGATCGCCGCATAGCCGATTATGAAGCTAATCCCGATGACGTGTTGACGTGGGAAGAGATTAAAGCTTCAATTAAAGGACT
The Merismopedia glauca CCAP 1448/3 genome window above contains:
- a CDS encoding DUF6888 family protein; the encoded protein is MFPTVEQCVSCVQVCLDLTGLYIPIYLVRLDERNSKLVILAGEEIEVAIALDKEWVFLE
- a CDS encoding addiction module protein; translated protein: MDITATLKEITALSVSDRIRLVQAIWDTIADEQVYSNLITSQQQELDRRIADYEANPDDVLTWEEIKASIKGL